One Plasmodium cynomolgi strain B DNA, chromosome 12, whole genome shotgun sequence genomic region harbors:
- a CDS encoding adenosine/AMP deaminase (putative), whose protein sequence is MKRPNSNGDLGETLLKKKKGWDTLYETVVKASSHASTKYDENALVSKELPDLNSSNRFIFTLSSTGIIPREEVDVTKKILKLCNLRDEFIKPFADIDTTLVEKRSHSKGGEPKEHEDTKSDEPIYNPSKVVILEKCNAFLNFVDGIFFVHWDPLLDDGPKSRDQCSEANKLAEHASIKSTEEYLSAIQEIMMAVQDPACKSFCYQRLKYLEQKFDFHLMFNGSLELRETANIKHRDFYNIRKVDAHVHHSACMQQKVLLRFIRDKYQTEPNTVVYMTENGIKMTLKDIFDQELKTSAYEATVDTLAVNALGSCFHRFDLFNDKYNPFGQKLLREIFLKTDNYIEGRYLAEITKQEIKNLEKSKYQHVEWRISIYGRNTNEWKKLAKWVLQNNLSSISVRWIIQVPRLYYIYKKRRIINSFADFLSNIFEPCFEAVKNPEQNKEIFSFLQQVVGWDSVDDESAISKYTTRGGELPTPDKYTSDNNPPYSYYAYYMYVNIRTLNDFLVSRHLRPMAFR, encoded by the exons ATGAAGCGACCAAACAGCAACGGCGACTTGGGTGAAACTCtgctgaagaaaaaaaaggggtgggaCACTCTGTACGAGACGGTGGTGAAAGCTTCGTCCCATGCGAGCACAAAGTATGATGAGAACGCCCTCGTGAGTAAGGAGCTGCCAGATTTGAACAGCTCCAATCGCTTCATCTTTACCTTGTCGTCTACTGGGATCATTCCGCGCGAGGAGGTGGACGTCACGAAG AAAATCCTGAAGCTATGCAACCTGCGGGACGAGTTTATAAAGCCGTTCGCGGACATCGACACGACGTTGgtagaaaaaagaagccaCTCGAAGGGCGGCGAACCGAAGGAGCATGAAGACACCAAGTCGGATGAGCCAATTTACAACCCTAGCAAGGTGGTCATTTTGGAGAAGTGTAACGCCTTCCTCAATTTTGTCGACGGGATTTTCTTCGTTCACTGGGACCCCCTGCTGGACGATGGGCCGAAGA GCAGAGATCAATGCAGCGAAGCGAACAAGCTAGCAGAGCACGCGAGCATCAAGTCGACGGAGGAATACCTATCAGCCATCCAAGAAATAATGATGGCCGTGCAGGACCCTGCCTGCAAAAGCTTCTGCTATCAAAGATTAAAGTACCtagaacaaaaatttgatttCCACCTTATGTTTAATGGGTCTCTAGAGTTACGTGAAACAGCTAACATAAAGCATAGGGACTTTTACAACATCAGGAAGGTagatgcacatgtgcatcaCTCAGCATGCATGCAGCAGAAGGTATTGCTGCGATTCATTCGAGACAAATACCAAACAGAACCTAACACCGTAGTGTACATGACAGAAAATGGGATTAAAATGACCCTTAAGGATATTTTCGATCAGGAATTAAAGACCTCTGCATATGAAGCAACCGTAGACACACTAGCCGTTAATGCACTCGGAAGCTGCTTCCACAGATTCGATCTGTTCaatgataaatataatcCATTTGGACAAAAATTGCtaagagaaatatttttgaaaacgGATAACTATATCGAAGGAAGGTACTTAGCCGAAATTACAAaacaagaaataaaaaatttagagaAATCGAAATATCAACATGTGGAATGGCGTATATCTATATATGGAAGGAACACAAACGAATGGAAAAAGCTAGCTAAATGGGTTCTACAGAATAATCTCTCCAGTATTTCTGTACGTTGGATTATTCAAGTACCAAGACtttactatatatataaaaaaagaaggataaTCAACTCCTTTGCTGattttttaagtaacatATTCGAACCTTGTTTTGAAGCTGTCAAAAATCCAGAAcagaataaagaaattttttccttcctccagCAAGTCGTTGGTTGGGACAGCGTTGATGATGAGTCGGCCATTTCCAAGTATACCACTAGAGGTGGGGAGCTTCCTACTCCTGATAAATACACCAGTGACAACAACCCCCCTTACTCCTACTACGCATACTATATGTACGTTAACATAAGGACCCTAAATGACTTTCTCGTTAGTCGACACCTACGCCCCATGGCTTTCAGGTGA